The genomic window CCAGGAGAAATACATTGATAGCTACTGGCAAGTACAACGGCTTTCCAAATTCCAATTACACAAACTTCCTCATGCTCTTTGTTCAATTCCCACTTGGTCACAACCTCATCcttggaaaataaaaaaataaataaaaacaataaAATCGGCAACAGTGAGTATGATACAAAGAATGTCACCGTAGCTTTTCTCCATTTTTTGAGTTTATTTGATTTGTACGGCATGCAAAACGTAAACAGAAATAAGCTTCTTACAATATCCAACGGGCATGAAAAAGTGCTAGCAGGACAGATcggatatagattaaaaaatcgAATGCGAAGTTAAGATACTTAGGGATCAATTCAACCTTGTCTGTTATCGAGAATTCCATTGAAATGTCAATTGGCAAATGCCGCACTTGAACAGGCATGCCTTAGGAAAAACAGTCATTACCAATCAAAGTTGTGACCAAGTTGATTAGAAGGTGCGCTTTGGCTTGTTGGTATAGCTCAGAGCAGCACAAATGGAAAACAGCCAAACAATACATCACCCCCCGTGCTCTCATTGGTCAGATGATTAAAAGATTCCAAGACCCAAGGATTGCAAAGAGTTAGAACAGATAAGTGGCACCCTGCGACAAGCATCTCATCCATGGTGTAGAAagcattttcaattttttttttttttaaaaaaaaaaagattccagGCGTAAAAACAGTAGTAGAAGAagaatatgtgtgtgtgtgtgtgtctatatatatatatatatatatatataacacataTATTCGGAATCTATGGTTGATTGGATTAACATCCAATAATCAAGTACAAGAAAGGCAGAGCTTGTGCTTTTCAGAAGAATTTACATATGCCAAAACAATTTAGTAGAACAATAATTTATTCAAACATTTTAAAGAGAATAAATCAACACGCAATGTTGAAAGAGAAGCATCTGGTGTGGATCTTTTCGTTTTTTCCATGGTCTGCATCATAGATTTTTGACGGCTTTCTAGAAAAGGAATACTGTTTTCCTGGTGGTTCAACCACTAGACCACAATGCTTGCGTCAGCAATGGTGGACCAAGTGGTAGAGTAATTGCTGAATGGATAACAGCAATACAATATTAGAGGCCATATATTCAATATGTCCAGCGATGGAATGCTGACAGATTCAACTCAATAATTTTCTGCGCCCGAGTCATACACGAAGCTATATTTCCTTGTTTACACTTGATGAAATAAACATTTTAATTTAGTAATATGCCAATAATCAGTACCAGATTAAGTTCTGACAACAGTAGCTATAATTCCACAAACAATGAATGCTGGATCAGCCCAGACATCTCGATCTTCAACCAGAAAGACATTGAACCTTCAAGATCTCATATGTTTACATATAGTTTGCAAGGAAAATAATATACACGAAGTTATTGTTGCAAAACCTCATTAGTAGGACCAATAGTTTTCTCAAGTCATTGTAAAGCTAACAGTAGTAGCCTAACAGATCATGCAGAACCCTACTTGGTCAAGTAGTATATAAGCAAGAAGACTGCCAAAAAGGATGCAACAAGTGTAGCCATTCTGCGACTCGATTTTTTCTCGAAAACCTGACTCAGAGAACTGATGTCCTCAGCAACCTGATAAAAGAAGAGCCAAAGCATAGGATAAGGCCAAATTAATTTACCATCTTGAAACGATCAACTGTTCCAGAAAGAACACCTCTTGAAGCATCcatatcatggccctaaaatcgaCCAGAAAATGTTAGTGGATTATCCTTACAAACATGTATTAGAGTGAGGGAGGGGGGcacagagacagagagagagagagatgcaggTGGAAGCTCCACTGCAATACCATTCTGTCCAGCAGGCGATTATGCGTCTCAACTTCTTCATTAATATCACCCGTCAACTGTCACACACCAAGCATTTCAATGACAATGCAGGAGATTACTCAGACAATGCATTTTGTGATTACTCAGTCACACATGAAATAAGGCATAGAAAGAACATAAAGAAACAGAATGCCAATTCCAAATATCAATGTGAATCAGGCTTTTCAAATTTGTCAGATTAAAGGGTCATTCAATATATTCTTATTATGAACAGAAAATATTGCAGgatttattgtattttaaaaGAAACAAGAGGAAAACATGGAAACCTGTGTAAGATGACTTCAAGATTTAGTAAAAACAGCACTCTGGTTTAAAGAGAGAATCAGATTCCCATGATCCAACCATCAAACTAGTAACTTAGATAATCTTTGTCCAGTCGTATTAAAAATATACAAACCTCATTTCAGAAATTTTTGCTTCACGGAAAATGCAGAATCAtggtattattaaaaaaaattatttaaggtaCATAACCAAAAAACtcattttctctacttcattagatAAAAGATTGCGAGGCTGTGCATGATGGTACACCTAGATTACAGAAAGTCTCATTAACTATTGTTTTCAACTACTTACGTTATTGAACAGTTGATCAGCTAGTCCTTTAACAGAAATTCTCACATTTGTTCGGCTGAAATCGAGCACAAGTGAAACCTTTTTGCTTGgtttaaaatcagaaaaaataaaaagcattTCTCAGTTACAGTTGTTTAGCTTAAGTTGATATCAGGTTATTTCCCTTCCATTGCATTATGATCCAAGTAAATATTCTTGGTTTTCAACGGACACTTCTTAATTGCTTTTACTTCATTTTCATATGAAACATGGACATGGGTATACATACCGACATAGTATAGTACACAAGGTTCGCTATCTCGGTATCAGACCCCACACTAGTACCATCTTTTTACGATGTCGGTACATGGTATGAACCAATACGATAGGGTCAGTATGGTATGATGCACCCCACATTAGGCAGTACGGCAAACATGATAATACAAGTACATCAATAAGGCAAACTCTTGAAAAAATAGTACATAATATGGCCATGCTATAAGAATAAATACATTTACATTTTTTACATATatgcattaaaaaaattaaagcagAATAAGTTATCAAAATAACAAAGTCACAATAGCATTAACATCTATAAACTCCATCGCTGTTCATATCTGTAGACCAGATTCAAACTTCATATGATAATATCAACATTGCAAACTCGAAGCTAACCATTCATCATTGAGAATAAAAAATTCACTGACAAAGAGCAAAAGAGAGAACAACGCCCTCATATATTAAGGTATCAAGGAAGCATCTCAAGTGTACCTAGGAAATATCTAATgtctttttaatttcaaaaataggGTACCTAGAAAATAAGTATCCAGCAAGTGTACTAGAAGCACCCAACAAGTACTGCTATCCAATACACATCCAAAACAGACACAACATGTGCTTCTGAGAATCCATTCTTCAAAGATTTCTATAAGCATCCTTTAGAAAGATGCCCATCCAATGTTTGCCTTCTCGATACCATATCCCGTACTGCTACCATCTTGGTACAGTGTCGGTATACCTAGTATAGGGGTCGGTTCAGGCGTACTGATACTTGGTACGCCCTCATATTGCATACCAGTATAGGATGGTATGGTCAGTACACACTAATATCAATCATAAGGCATACCATGCATCCAATAATGTCGGCAGAGTCTATATTACCTCAAAACAGCCATCAGATTTAACTCCCAAATATTTGCATTCACCTGGGTTGAGGGCTACTCCCTCAAAACCTAGGAGCCATATTTGCTATTAATGAAAATTGATAATTGAATAGACAAAATTCTGTTTCTTCAAAAAATATGCACCTACAAAACAATGTATCTAATTATCTTCTTGATGTCTCACCCACCTCCCCATGGATGGTGCATCATCTCTAAAGATATCTTATTTGAGGGAGCCATATTTGCTGTTGATGAAAATTGATAATTGAATAGACAAAATCCtgtttcttcaaaaaaatatgcaCCTACAGAACATTGTGTCTAATTATCTGCTTGATGTCTCACCCACCTCCCCATGGATAGTGTGTCATCTCTAAAGACATCTTATTTCACTCTCACTCATACCAAATAACCCTCCAAAATACCACCAACGGTCTATTTGGACAGTTAGAATTTTGTAATATTAAGAGGTTATATATTTCAGTTTTTCATCTTATGGGATGAACCAAAATGTCATAAAAGAAAACTTGATAGGTTTTTGATACAGACTTATAATGGGATACAGTATCATAAATAATAGTTGCATGTAGAGAAAAGCAACTCAACGAAGTAGCATGCTCCAGCAAAAAGTTCAAACCAGACATATCTTAGCAATTTCAACATaaatctcaaaagaaaaaaaaatgtggggggggggggggagagactgAGTTGGGGTTAATGGTGGTAGTGGTGAGCCTATGGCAAATAGAGGGACAAAGGTGGAGCAACAAGGAGGTAATGGCAAGGTTTTTATCTCCATCAATATCTGAATCTGCAAGTGTTCGGGCCGATCAATACAATATACAGGTAATTCTTAGCCCTGATTAACTTAAATGACACAAATTAATAAGTTCTAACATATAGGCCAGTACAAAATCAATCTATTAATCAATATTTTTCAGTTACCCTTTTACTTCATTAAAGAGGGATTTTAATTGATAAATCACAAAATAAtgctttaactttttttttttgctaattcCTCATTCAACCAAGATTTTAGTATCTCAACCCTAAAATAAAAGTTGAGATCCTAAAAAATCTCAGATTTTTCCAAATATTCCCACCTTCCAACTTGGTAAGATAAACCACGGCTTCAATTTATCTGTCTTGAGAGCCTACTAAGATGATTGATATGTTAGCATTTTTAAAAACCTTGGGTAATGATGGCCTGGGACTGTCATGGTGGGATAAAAGGTAGGGGAGAGGAGAGATAAGAGCGCCGTAGCCTACCAAACTTGGGTGAAGCAAAAATTGCAATTGCCATAAAGATGAGGCAAAGAGGTGAAATGGCATGCCACGGAGATAGAAGAGACAAGTGACTTGAGAGGTCCCTGATCATTGCAAAAGCAGTCCTTCAAAGGAATTTTTCTTTGTCATGCAAGATCGTATAATTCCTATCATTTGTCAATCCTCACATTTGGATAACCAAACAAACAATTCCATTCACTATAGGATTCTTGGGATCCCTAAGGTTAGGAATCCAATGGGATTCTAATGCATCCAATCATCCCTGGACAATCCTACATGGTAAACTCTTCAAATTGCTAATGGTCTCAATGTGTTTGTAGAGGCATATGACATTTTGAATAACTAATAAAAAGATGAAATTTTCTGTGCTAcctcattagaaaataaaattgttTAGACTTCTGATCATTTTTTCCAAACTAGTTTGGGATTAAGGCTTAGTTGAGTACTTCTCGATCATTTTTTGCACACAATACATGGTTGAgtgttttatttacttttttctttcaatattgctcatgaagtagtcttcTTAATGATTGTAAATTAAAAAGAACATGTTAAACCTATACAAAATCCTACTTTTTTTTAGCAGAAAGAATGGATTTGGAGATGCCTACAACCACATTTGTAAACTTCAGCACAGATTTTATAGATGAAACATGGTCCATACCCCTCATATGCCTATTTTACCTGAAGAATCTCATGACAAATTAACGAAGCTCTTTCAGCCCTTCAAACTCATTAGCTTTGAAGTCACCCTCAGCTatttaattcatcaaatattaaCAACTTCTCTTATATTATCCATAAATTGCAAATCTAAAAAGTTTCATCATCAATCCTCATGACTACTTACTACGTAACAATGGGTGCTTCCATCAAATCTTTCAAGTTACTTAAAGCATTTCTCATTCCTCAACAGTGCACGACGTCCAAAAGTCCGCAATGATGTTAATTTCCTCCTACTTTGCATCAACGATCAGATTCCCTAAATCCTCCGCTCTGGTGCCAAACCCCAGTGCCTCTTACAAGTAAACCAGCAGAGTTGCTAGGATTGCTTCTAACTTCCCTATTACCAATTTTTAGTCTGCTACCTCTTCTTGTTGCAAAAACAAAAATCCATTTTTCAAATAGGATTTCTGTTCTTTGTGCATTGTTCAAGTAAAGACAAAATGGTGTTTTCCCACCCAAAAATCATCACAAGTAGGTGAGTTATGACAGCAATGAGCATAAAGTATCAATCTGTAGAGAAAATATAACTTATGTTCCACTTGTCTACCTAGGATCATAAATAGAATAAGGCTTTCTTGAAGCTCCTTGAGGAAGACTGCCATAGCTAGAAATTCACCTTGCATTTAGGAATGATTGCCAATTAGTTAATCAACATATCTATATTTACTTAGTTTTGTGCGATGTAAGATGTTTAAGTAATAGGCTTACCAAGCCCTTCCCTAAAGTAAAGAATATAGAGAAAAAGGACTCTTTTGCCTTCACGAAAATAATTTAGCATAGCCCATAAAAGATATCAATaatgaaaatcaaaattaaaagatttcACCCACCAGATTGCCCTAAGAACATCACTTATTACCAGCCTCTCTTTTATAAGGTACAAGTTGGAGGTTTTAGTCAAGTCTACCATATCATTAACCACTAAATTTTGCATTAAACAAAGTCTACTTTCTTGAATCCAAATGCTCACATCATATCAATAGCCTATTGATATGCTTCAAGTTTTGTTTTTAATTTATGGGAGAAACAAGGGTGGTGGGCCTTCAAATACTTGGTTGTCTACCCTCTCATTTGATGAGCCGAATTTGTGGTGTACTAATGCTCACATCCTTTGCCACCTTACATGATATTGCTTAATGACTCCAGCTAGTATGAACATGGTGCTTGGTCAAACTCAAACACTAATTTGCTTGACTTATTGTGTAGACTGCATCAAGCAACACTTCCATCATCATAAAATTGCAGAAAATGGGAATCCTTTTAGCATCGTCTTATCTCATTCATCTTTATATGAAGGTATGTGTTGCAAGAGCAATGGTCCACTGATCAATTTCTGAAAACCCAACCACAGAGGCCCGCAAAGATTTTGATCATAGCTCACTAGCTTCACCTCATGCTTACCATTTTGACTATGTAGGCCAATTTTTCATCAAACTCTAAAAACTGTCTCAGGTAGTAGGAGTAATGTTTGCCAAACTGAACTGAATTGAGAGGTTCAATCTATACCTAACTAAACCAACACCAAATCTAGATAATTTGGCTGTTTGGGTTGATTCAGCTTATAAAAACTTCCCGACACATTCTCACACTCGCTCGACTGCCCTTGCTCACTCTCTTTTCCCCCTCTTCAACACCGACTGATGCTAACTGATGCTGTTTGGCACGTCCAACTGTCCCCAGCAATGAGGTAAGCTCCCCTCCTccacccctccccccccccctctctctctctctctcacatagcAGGACAGGAAGAAAGGGTGATTTGATCATCGGATTACACTTCAAAGATTAACATGAATTGAAGCAAACTATATTGAACAACCCTTCTTTAGTGAAGGAGAGCCTCTCAAAGACATTCTATTAATAAGTCAAAAAGGCTGCCCCATGCAACGTTTAGATGCATCTATAGGACATAATCCCTAAAGCTAATTGCGCATTGAACCCAATATGGAATCATACTCGAACAAGGACTCAACAATAAGGAAACATGCTAGAATTATTCTACTACAAACATCAAACCTGGCTAAAATTCTATATTGTTCCTAATGGAAAATATTTGCTCATTGAAGCCCTCGCCAACAAGTCCACTAGCTACTAAAAAGCTTGGCATGGTCCAACTAGTCACAGTATATGTTGGCTGCACCCTATGTAGGGGTGGCAATTTACTCCACCCCATCAGGTACCCAATCCGACCCAACCCTAATGGGGTGGGTTTCACCCTACCCGTAGCAGATCCGGGCCAAGCACCGGTAATGGTAAAACCTGTCTCGAATCctatttaaatatatatctcttcaCAAATCCCCTCGCCACCCTTTATCCTAGTTGCTCCACCCGAAAATAAGATTGAACACGTAAAAAGTTACATGTTATGATGCTTAGTTGTTCATTTTTTTAGTTGATTGCTTTTCTCAGCTTAAGGGGCATTTAACTTCTTAAAGAATAATATGTTTATCTGTTATATTTCTATTATTGTTGAAAATTTGGTTTATTATGTTCTCTGTCTTCAATTCTTATTTTGTTTAATGTTATGTGAAGTATTAAGATAGAAGAAGAATGATTGCTGTCTCAGTGATTGAGCAGTTGGTGACTTACTCCAAGGGCACCCGTTTGATCCTGAATAGAGTgttattttagataatttttttattgggtATTCAGATCCAaatcc from Elaeis guineensis isolate ETL-2024a chromosome 4, EG11, whole genome shotgun sequence includes these protein-coding regions:
- the LOC105043058 gene encoding bet1-like SNARE 1-1, whose amino-acid sequence is MNSRRDYRSNRAALFDGIEEGGIRAYSSHEIDELDNDRAIDGLQDRVNILKRLTGDINEEVETHNRLLDRMGHDMDASRGVLSGTVDRFKMVFEKKSSRRMATLVASFLAVFLLIYYLTK